Genomic window (Streptomyces sp. LX-29):
CAGCTCCTGCTCGTCGGCGAAGCAGTCCGCCAGGAAGCGGCGCACCCATCCGTTGGACCGGAACTCGATCTGCGCGGCCTTGGGGTGGTACGCGTAGGGCAGCAGCCGTGGAAGCTCGGGGAGGTAGAACTGCCCCTCCGCGCGTCGCCGGCCGTCGACCGCCGGGGGCCTGGTGCCGGTCATGAGCTCCTCACCCGGACCGGATGCGCCGGATCCAGTGCCGACGCGGGCGGCTGCTGATGGACGAGTGATGCCTGTAACGCTGCGGTACTCATGGTGTTTCCCGCGGGGGAAGAGGAACGAAGAGGTGTCGAAGCGCGTGGCGTGCTCCGACCTCACGGAGCTTTCACCCGCGGATACGACCGGAAACCCCGTCCGACCTTGACCTCTACCTCACGGCTCACAAAGCGAGGCGAAGAGCGGCGCGCCTTGAGAGCCGCACGCCCCTGGCCTGCGCACGTGCCGCACGACCGGCACCGCGACCCGGCACGGACGGCCACGACATACGGCGCGAGGACGGCGCGGCCGCGGCGCCGCACGAACGCGGCGCCGCACAAACGTGACGCCGCACAAAAGTGACGCCGCACAAAAGTGACGCCGCACAAAAGTGACGCCGCACAAAAGTGACGCCGCACGTGCAGGCTGCCCGTGGGCGAGGGCGCGCTACCCTCCCGCGCCCTCGCTCGCGAACCGGCTGCGCCCGGGCACCGCTCTCGTGCGGTGCGGGAACGCGCCACCGCGCGGCGTACGGTCGGGCCGCGCTCCGCTGGTCGTACGGGTCAGGGCCCGGGCGGGCGGGCGCCCGACCGCCGCGGCGTCCGCACCGCTACGCGCCCCACGTCCCCGCGCGGCGCGGCGGCAGACCGGCGGCCACCAGCTCGTCGCTGGCCCGTCGCACCAACTCCTCGGCGCCGCAGCGCACGGCACCCTCCACGCCCTGGTACAGCTGCGCGGCGGCCTGTGCCGCCCGCCCGTCACGGCGCAGCGCGGCTCCGAGCTCCACCTGCGCGACCGCGAGCAGATGCGCCGCGGACGACCGCTCGAGGTGATCGACGGCGCGCCGTAACAGGGCGATGGCCTCCGGGGGCTCCTGCACCCGGGCGGCCACGCACAGCGTGTAGCCGACGGCGGAGTCGGTGCCGAAGCGCTCCGCCCGCCGCACCGCCTCCCGCGCCAACTCGCGTGCCCGGTCCGGGTCCTCGGCGTGCACGGCGAGGGCCAGCTTGAGCATCCAGGGGCACCAGCTCGGATTGTGCACCCCGCGGGCGTCCAGCCGCCGGCCCACCTCGGTGAGCTCCTCCGCCGCCTCCTTGGTCCGGCCCCACGCGAGCAGCAGCTCGGCGCCGACGGACTGGGCGTCCGGGATGGTGACGGCGGAGGGGAAGGGCCTGCCGAAGTCGTGCCGCGCGGCGAGCTCCTCGGCCGCCTCCCTCTTGCCCCGGGCGAGCAGGATCTCGATCAGGCTGCCGACGGCGTACCAGTGCACGGGAGCGCCGGGCGCGGCGCGGCCGGCCAGCCGCAGCCCGAGCCGGGCGAAGTCCTCCGCGTCGGTGAGCCGGCCGGCGCGGAAGTGGATGTAGCCCAGGAAGGAGTAGCCGAAGGCCAGCGGTACGCCGCGCTGGCCCTGTCGCTCGAACTCCGCGACGCCGATGGTGAAGAGCTCCTCCGCGCGGTCGGGCCGGTCGCAGTAGAGGAAGGTCAGCCCGACCAGCGCCGGCACCTCGAAGCCCCACTGCTCGTCGGTCCAGTTCATGCCGTCGGCCAGGGCTCGCTCGGCGTAGTCCAGCACCACGGCGGCCGGCTCGCCGCGCAGCATCGCGTCCCAGGCGCGCAGCCCGAAGACGTAGCGCTCGGTCTGGTCGTGCCCGCTCAGCCGCTCGGCGAGCTTGGCCAGCCGGCGCGAGTGCGTGGGGGTGTCATGGTCCTGGGAGCTGAACGCGGCCATCATGAAGTGCTCGGTGTGCAGCCGGAGTCGGGTCGGGGCGTCGGTGGTCGCCCGGGCCTCCTCCTCCAGCAGGCCCACCGCCTCGGGCATCCGGTCGCAGTAGGCGAGCGCCCGCGCGAGCCGGATGACGATGCCCTGACGGAGCGCGCCGTCCGGGCCGGCCTCCTCCAGCGCCGACCGCAGGTTGTTCACGGCGGTCGCCGGGTCGTGCCACAGCGCGGGACAGCCGAGTTCGTAGAGGAGCGTGGCCCGCAGCTCCGGGACCGGCCGCTCGCGCAGCGCCCGCTCCAGACAGCGGCGGGCGGCGTCGGGCGCTCCGGTGCGCAGATACTCCATGGCGGCCTCGCGGAGCTGGCCGACCACCCAGGGGTCGTCCTCCGGATGGATCTCCATCAGATGCCGCGCGGCGGCGGCCGCGCCCTGCCCGGACTCGATGAGGTCCCAGGCCGCCTTGCCGTGCAGCGCCACGCGCGTGGCCGCCGGGATCGAGCGATAGATCGCCGTCGCGATCAACGGATGGGCCAGCTCCAGCTTCGGGGTGTCCTTCACCAGACGGGCGGCGCAGAGCCGTTCGGCGGCGTCCGCGGCCTCCGCCGGGCCCATGCCGGCTATCGACATCACCAGGCTCGGCGACGCCTCCGCACCGAGCACGGCGGCGGCCCGGGCCAGCCGTACGGCGGAGGAGTCGAGTCGCTCCAGCCGCGCCACCACGCTCTCGTCGGTGGCGGCGGCCATGGACGGCAGCAGGCCGGTGTTCTCGCGGGTCGGGGACAGCTCCTGCCCCTTGACCTTGGCGATCAGCTCCAGGGTCCGGAAGGGGTTGCCCTCGGTGGCCTGCCACACCCCCTGGCAGAACGCCTCCTCCGCCTCGGCGCCCATTTCGGCCCGGACCAGCTCGGCCACCGCGCCGGGGCTCAGCGGGGCCAGTCGATAGGGGCGGGTGTCGCTGCCCGCGACCAGCTCGTCGAGCGCCGTGACCTCGGCGGTCTCGGCGGCCGCTGCCGGGTGGTCCTCGGTGCGGTAGGCGACCACCATGAGCACCGGCAGCTCATCCAGGCGGGACGTGAAGCCGCCGAGCCAGGCCAGCGACTCCGGGTCCGACCAGTGCGCGTCGTCCAGCACCAGCACCAACGGG
Coding sequences:
- a CDS encoding AAA family ATPase, producing the protein MASFLRAAAASDGRVPRALEREAEWAAVRARLDDLGGWSPAGVQRPKADRGGLLVFTGPAGVGKTTVLAEVRRLAAERECVGLFARGGERERAVAFHVVRQLLQPLLASYPEAERRELLGAWYDIIGPCVGLCPVEDGAAPDPQGVRDGLDWVLINVAVQRGPLVLVLDDAHWSDPESLAWLGGFTSRLDELPVLMVVAYRTEDHPAAAAETAEVTALDELVAGSDTRPYRLAPLSPGAVAELVRAEMGAEAEEAFCQGVWQATEGNPFRTLELIAKVKGQELSPTRENTGLLPSMAAATDESVVARLERLDSSAVRLARAAAVLGAEASPSLVMSIAGMGPAEAADAAERLCAARLVKDTPKLELAHPLIATAIYRSIPAATRVALHGKAAWDLIESGQGAAAAARHLMEIHPEDDPWVVGQLREAAMEYLRTGAPDAARRCLERALRERPVPELRATLLYELGCPALWHDPATAVNNLRSALEEAGPDGALRQGIVIRLARALAYCDRMPEAVGLLEEEARATTDAPTRLRLHTEHFMMAAFSSQDHDTPTHSRRLAKLAERLSGHDQTERYVFGLRAWDAMLRGEPAAVVLDYAERALADGMNWTDEQWGFEVPALVGLTFLYCDRPDRAEELFTIGVAEFERQGQRGVPLAFGYSFLGYIHFRAGRLTDAEDFARLGLRLAGRAAPGAPVHWYAVGSLIEILLARGKREAAEELAARHDFGRPFPSAVTIPDAQSVGAELLLAWGRTKEAAEELTEVGRRLDARGVHNPSWCPWMLKLALAVHAEDPDRARELAREAVRRAERFGTDSAVGYTLCVAARVQEPPEAIALLRRAVDHLERSSAAHLLAVAQVELGAALRRDGRAAQAAAQLYQGVEGAVRCGAEELVRRASDELVAAGLPPRRAGTWGA